The Homo sapiens chromosome 6 genomic scaffold, GRCh38.p14 alternate locus group ALT_REF_LOCI_2 HSCHR6_MHC_COX_CTG1 genomic interval CTACCTGCTGAGGTAAGGATGAACAACAGAACTTCTCAATTGAATTCTAAGCTTGGGCCTAAGCACGCTGTGCCCTCTGCCTTTGAGTTTGCACCCTGGATGGCTCCCCTCCTCCCAGGAGACCCAGTAGGGAGATGACAGAGCATTGTAGTTTACACTgagcagagtaaacagatgaTGTTAAGGAGACTGTCAGTGAAGGGCATgattatgcaaaataaaatacaatagtgacaagaacaagaaaataaaacatggtcACTCTTCCATCCCATTTCTCAGATGTCACTACAGTAGTCTCAATTACGGTAGTCTCAATTCTTTAGACTAAAGTTCATAGGTCATCCAACTTATGCCCTGGCCTCCTTCTGGAATTCTTTTACCTAGCAGTTTCTGAGCCCACAGCTGAGCTATTTGTGACCCATTTGCTCCCACTATCTCATTTCTTGACCTCAGATGGTAATCAACTGATCAGGAAGACAATTTCCCTAGGGTTGAGTGTGGTCCCTGGGTTATGATTTATGGCTATACCTTATGTCCTCCTGCCCCCAGGCCCTGCACCTTAATCTCACCCAGAAGTGGCAACACCAGGAGGAAGGAGGCAGTGAGTGGCGTCGGCTGGGGATGGCACACATCTGCCCATAATGACAATGGAGACAACCCAGTGCTCCAGAGTCACAGGTCATCCAGCCAGTTCTCTGCTGTTTCCTCTTCTTAAGATGCTTCTTCCCCTCTTTTCCCTATTGACCATAGGCATCCTTTAGACCACCCTTTTCAGAAAGCCATCCCCCACTCACCCTCTCCTTCCAGGCTGGGCTATGCCCCTTCCCCTGAACTCCCATAATGCTGGGGTTGGACTTCCCGTAACACCCACCACACTGTGCTGTAATTTCCTCTTTATGTTTCTCTGTCTTCCCAAGAGCTCTTTCAGATATagagcaggttttttttttctctatattttcaagTCACCAGTGGCCACCACACTGCTTGGTTCATAGTTAACACAAACTAAATGGTTCTAGAGAATGTGATTACATGAACTCTAACATTATTGGAAgaaaacaagatgaaaagagGTGAGATGCCTTGTTTAAAGTCATACAACTGGTTGACAGGCTGGTTCaagaacccaggtcttctgacttcAAATCCAGTGCCCTTTCTATGCAGCTACTTCTGTGCCAAGCACGGATGGTGGTGAGCAGAACTGGCAGCAGCCTGAGTCCCCAGGTACCCTGGCCATCCACTGGGCATTGGGGAAAGGACTTGATCAGTAGATTGAGAGTCCTCTCTTCTATCCCTTACCACCCGGCCCCATCCCATCTTCTAAAGCAGTCATTTCTATTCCAAGTCATCCAGGTGATTCAGCCAGGGATCAAGTCCACATGGTACTTGGGTTGATATGAGTCCTGTACTTAGAGGAGAGTAGGTAACTGCTCCTTCTCAGGAGCTCAGGGAGAAACTGGACCCTCGGCCCCAGAGCCCAAAGAAGGGAATGACCTTCCTAGTGAAGGAGGCAGTGAAGGTGTAGATGGGCTCTCGGGTGACAGCGTTGGTGAAGGTCACCCAGCCCACCTCATAGTCAAGAGACACCCTCACCTGCCGGGGCTGCTCCTTCAGGGTCAGCCGTGTGGGGAAGGAGCCCAGAGCCGAGACGAAGCCCCAAGCCAGCCTCACAGCCCACACCCCCTCCTCTGGCCGCAGCCGAAGCTCCCCCTTCCGCTGCACATCCTCGCTCACCACGCCCACGGTGCAGCTGCCCCCATGGGCCAGGTCTATACTCACCACCCACGTGTGTCTCCCCCCTGTGATGCCAGTGTGGGCCAGAACACAGGTGGCCCGGTCAAAACGCTGGGGGTTGTCTGGTGAGTTCTGCCATTTGTAGGAGAACTGAGCTCGCTGGTGGTCCTCGGACAAGAGGAGCTTGGGGTGGGAAGTCTGAGGGTCTAGAGAAATGTGAGCTGTGGGGATAACCAAAAGGGACAGATGTCAGCAGACATGCTATTACCTCCAAGGAAGGCATAGAAACTCCCCCTGGGCCCCTCCTGTTAGTGTTATTATTACCAAAAACATGTATAGTGCCTACGTGGGCCAACAGTGTGGaaccacctgggaacttgttagataTACGCTCTCAGAATCTGCATCCTAACAAGATGCCCAGGTGATTTGCACACAGGTAAAGCCTGAAAAGCCTGCCTCAGAGGATGTGAAAGCTCTCGTTTAGTTCAGTGTGGTCCTCGGGAAAGCTCTTCTGCTCACCGCAAGTTGGTTGGTTTCCAAAGCTGTGCGTGCCAGCTTGGATCTCCTGGGGCTGATACACCacattctcccctcctcccatctCTATCCCAGAGTGCAGCGACATTTCTCCCTTCAGTCCAAACTTCATGATTCCTCCCTGTTTTCCTCCCAGGGCACTGGTGACTCATTTACAGTCTTCCCTCCTGGCAGGCTCTCTGGCTCACCCCTGGGTTATTCACTCTGCCTCAGTAATTCTGAAACTGTCAGAGTCTGAGGACCACTTTTTACCACCAAAAACTGCTGCAGAGCCTTGCGTTTTGTTACTTTTAGTATTCATAAATTGAGAAGCTTCCATAAATTTAGGTCCATCTGTGGGTTAGAGAACCCCCTCCAACAACTCCGTGACTCCCAGGGTCTTAGGCTGGTTGATTGAGAAATGACAGCCTTGAAGGGGTccattctgttcatttttttcccaccCACAGGCCGCCCTCCTTCTGTCATCTGTGAAATGACATCTGAGAGGAAGCAGGGGTTCCTTACGTTCTAAAGAGGTGATTATAAACCCAGATCAAAGTCCCCTTTATCCAGAAAGCATTCCCAGATGGACTTTATCCCATTCTGCATTAATCTTTCTATCTACTCGACATGCGCAGATCAGGATGTGAGCTTCATACCACGAATGTAGTATGTGTATGTGCTTGTCCTTTCTTCATGTTTCTCCTGAGAGCCTTACAAAcaatgtgacacacacacacacacaacctatatatacacacatgtattatatacacacacatatgtgtatatataatatatatgatgtgTATATGTATCCATGGGTGTTTGTTATGACTATTGTCATAGTCATAACATAGTCATAGTGCAAATCCTGCaaaattttctctcctttccgaGGACTTCTCATTCTCTCCCATCCTGACATAGGCTCCTTACCTGGCTCATAGTCCAACTCAAAGCAtagtttttctgtaaagaaaataaaccagGATGAGATTTTATTAgtcttacaaaaccatcagacacttaatgatgagaaaactgaggccaagaaGAGGGAAGGGACAAGAAGAAGAATGTAAGCTGGAATCCTCTAGACCAGTGGTTCCAAgcttgcatcagaatcatctggagctCTTGTTAAAACACATCTGTTTCAGATTCAGGTGCTCTGGGGTGGAGCTGAACAtctgtatttctaacaatttCCTGGGCaatgcagctgctgctgctggtgggagCCCCACTGCCCTAGCCCTGATCAAACAGGGACCATGACTGCCTTGCTCACCTCTGTACCCGCAGAGCCCAggacatagtaaatgctcaagaaATATCTGCTTAGTGAATAGAGAAAtgggttcatttatttattattccacTTGGAAATAATTTTGGGGAGAGTCAAAGGTCAGCCTTTGATTAGAGTGAAATTTCCTTCACTGACAGGTCACTGGAAGTATTTGCAGGAAATGGAATTATGGGAAAAGTCCTTCTAGGGTGACATAACTGTGGGTGGGTCATTTCAAAATTGGTGTCATCATTCATTCTGTCATGGTTAGTGAGGAGGTGGTTGGCAGAGAGCCATGTCCCATTCCTGACTCTCATCCAAACCCTCCCCCACACCCTACCACCACTCCCTGTTCCGGAAAAGGAAGTGGAGCACAGTCCCCGTAGGACCGTCTAACTCTGAGCCAGACTaacagaaagaaagtgagaaggaaggagggacgAGCCAGATACCACAGGGTCAAGATAAATACTGTTGTTGGCTATTAATTAACAATGTTCATCATCAAAAACTTATCACATATTACAAATGTTGCTGTGGGATTTTTTAACTTATTAAGAATGATATATTGTTAATCATTATCTTTCATATTGCTTAATGACCACTAATCAgatttgttgaattattttaaaatcagtttaacTTTTTCACCAGAAATATTCacctttattctctttcttcattGTCACAATATCCTAATAGgcagattttataaaaatctgCAAATAAGGAAATCAAGGCACAGGAAGGAATAAGGCTTGCCAAAGTCACACCTTTCAGCAGTGGAGCGTGGAGGCCACTCCTAAACCCAGGCTTCATGGCCACCTGCGCTCTGTGGAGGCCTGGGGTTCTCTTACCCAGAAACATCTTCATCTCCCTCTGCAGCGGGAGGGCCTGCTGGGGAAAGTCCCGAATCCTCTGGCCCAGCTCTGGCGACACAGCCACCGGTTTCCGGCACTTTCTGGTTTCACATCTAGGGGCACAGAAATGGCTGGGTCTGGGAATTATCATCCTTAATAATGTCTCCAGACTCAGCTGGTCATCTTCTAATAGGGCATGATGGCGCTAGTTCCTGCAGGCAGACGTACTTCCTCTAGGATGAATCCCACTGCCCATTTTTGGGCATCTATGGATATACCTGAGAAGGCATTTGGGTATATAGAGGTTTATATGTAAATTTGTATCCTTAAGTGAGAATGTTATATACCTGTGTGGCAATAACTAGGCATGcagtacatgtatgtatatttatatggaaaaagaaaagagagaaactatATTGCTTACCTTATTAGAGTGCTTCTGATGTCCTAGGAGAAAGAGATACCAGAAATTCAGTTTCCAGCTtctcctttccatttttctttcctttctttttctacttttattttatttattttttatttgcttgtttgtttgtttgagaaagggtctcactctggtgcccaggctggaatacagtggcgtgatcatggctcactgcatactcaacctcctgggctcaagggatcctcctacctcagcatcttgagtagctgggactacaggtgtttgtcaccatgcctggctaattttctttttttttttttttttttttgtagagatggggttttgttatgttgcccaggctcctccCACTTTTCTTATGactggaaaagacaaaatatatttctagcCCTGGATAGGAAAAGGATACCAGATGCATAGAGTCACAGAGCATTAGGACTCACCCATCTCTGTGGATCAGAGCCCAAagcctttattttttagataaagaTGGTGAAGTGACCTTCCCCTGCTCACTGGAGGCAAAGTAAGTCTCATACCAAGGTCTCCTGTTTCTCAGTCCTAAGAGCATCATTCTAAGTCATGCTGCCTTTCCAATACTTTGTGGGGACCCCAATACCTCTCCTCCAGTGTGAGGAAGTGAAATAGACCAGGACAAACTTCCTGACTGGTGGTTGGTGACATTTAGGTTATAGAGAATGGTTTGCAACTTACTTAATACTTTTTCAAAGTGCTACTTTCACTTCCATCTTACTGTTGGATCCTCACAAAAGCCCTGTGAAATATTTAAGGAAAGTATCTTCCCTATTTGGCAGATGGTGGGACGGAGAGGTGGAGACCAGAGAGCAAAAAGTGACCAGGGAACTCTTGGAAAAGCATGAACTAGAATTGAGACTTTCTGGTCCTCTGACCCACCTCCCATCTGGGATACAGAGATGTGTGAGTCAGGGAGACATGGCTTAGGCAAGACAAAGATGCAAGAGTCACAGGACAGCACAGGTGGGGCAGGGTTCCGGTTCAGGCCTCACCGTCAGGAGCTCCCTTGCTGgcctctcattcttctcctccaGTTCTTCAATAAGAGCACTAAACCGGCAGATCTCCCCAGCAACCAGCAAATCAAATTCATCCCGTTGCCTCAAGATGTCCCCATCCTGGCTCTCCAATTGTGCTAAGAGGATGCTCTGCTGTTCCTCTAGAAACTTCCTCAGGTGTGCGAACTCAGAAATCACCTGTTGTCTCTTGGTGGACACCTGAGTCTGAGGGGGCAGGAGGCAAGCCCAAGAGAAAGTttgcttcctccttctccctctgctcctcttcctcccctgtcCCCAGGTAGATCTGGAACTGTGTCATGGTTTCCTTTTCACTTGTCATCCCATTTCGAGAAGCAAGACTCACAGTGTTGTCTCAGCACCATCTGCTGCAGCTTCTAAAAGGGGTAGGGCTTACAGGAGGTGtaggaggaggtggtggggacACCCTACCTCCTGTCTTGTATGAAAAGCACATTATGTGCACAGCCCTGAGCTACTTTACAGTCACAATCTCATTTAATGCTTACAGTAATTCAATGAGGTCATGATGATTTTtactctccattttacagataagtaaactgaAGTTGGAGAGTTGCTTGAGGTCATAGAGTTAGTGTCAGAGTCAGGATTTAAACTCATAATAACTTCAAAGCCCTATAATCTATGTTGCCTCAGTTTCAGGAAGACACTGGACCCTGAGGAAGGGGAGGAACCTGGGGAAGGGGTGATGACTTACCAGGAGGACTtgcatccttttattttctcttgactGGATTTCTTgaatctcctctctctcttttcttagaCATTTAAGACACTTATGGATTTGTTCCTGGGGAGAAGGAACATAAAATACTCAAGATGGAAAATGATTTGTTCAGGTTTGTCTGGTCATCTGACCCTCTGCCTCCAGGAATGAAATGGCCCCAGGAGAGGAGTCCCTTCCTTAGCTGACAATCCCCGAGCCTTCACCACCCTGACAGCTTACTCCCTTTGGGTCTTCTTCCTCTTGATTTGTCTCTAAGACTTTGGATCAGGACTTTCCCCCTTTATCCTGTGCCATTAGAGGCTGTGACTTGGTTTTCCCACTTGAGTCTTTCTTCAGGTTTAACATTCTATTGTGTTTTGCTTCGGGTAAGTGGTATCTGGGGTCTGTACTGAGTTTGATATGCCCCGCACTGAAATCATTCTGAGTTTCCGACTCATCCCAAAGGAACATGTGTAAATAACAACCCTCCCTTGTTACTGAAATCAATTATCTGTGTATGACTCCAGAGGGGAGAAGAAACTtgggtaatgtaaaaataattgataaattgttttcaaaattatttgctcCAGAATAGAGTTAGGAACAGGTACACACACGATAAATATGTGTGTTCAAAGATATATTAGAATTCTCACTATCAACTGCTAATTAACTAATTAAGACATCCACACACAGACTTGTACTAAAACATAATTCATAAGCACAATGCATAAACAACTAAAACCAGCACACATTCATTTAATGACAGATAAAATGGCATGCCACATACATTTACCCAGCCTGAATATATGTAAACACGAATTTATTCACAAACAGGAGCTCTCAGTTACACTTACACACTCGAATATATACATACTCAGACTCCCATCCAAACACACCAGACACACTTCTAAACATGCAAACattaacacatatacacactgtTTGTACAATCATTCCCTCAAATGCAAACTTCAGACACACCTGATCCatggcacagacacacacactcatgtttggtcactcattcattcaacaagtacttGTTGAACTCCCGTTATCTGTTGGCCACAAGTGAACACAGAACACactcaaaaaaacataaaacataaacacaatttTCCATGCCTGGGTCTATTGCCTGGGTGATCATGTAAGTAAGGAGAAAGAATTTGGCCTCCGGGTGGCCTAAATAATCCACAACTCTGCTGTTTCTCTTAGTCCAGTCCAGTCCACCCTGGGATCCCCCAGTTCCCCTTTCCTACCCTATAGGGAGCCGCTGCATCCTCCAGGAAGCGCATGGTGTGGGTAGCGTGCTCCCCAGCCTCCCGGCACACCACGCACAACTGCATCTCATCATCCTCACAGAAGAAGTAGATCTTCTCTCCGTGCTCTTGGCAGACATCCTCCTCTCCCAAACCCAGTGTGGACACCAGCTGGAGGCGCTCAATGTTCTCCACCACGTTAGCCAGCTGCCAGTTGGGCCGGAAGCTCCCAGGACGGAAGGGTTCTTTGCAGAGTGGGCAAGTAGGGGACTCCTCCAGGTCTGGGCCTGGTATCTCACAGTAGCGGGTAAGGCAGGCCCGGCAGAAGTTGTGGCCGCAGTCGATAGTGACCGGCTCCCTCAGGGTACCCTGACAGATGGGGCAGTTGACTTCATCTGCCAGGCTGGTCACAGAGGCAGCAGAGGCCATGCTGGTCCTGCTGCTATGGCTTCCTCAAGGCCACTCTCTCTGCTTGGCCACGGGGGAAGGGCTGggtcacacactcacacacccacacatgcacatggCTGGACACAGGCACATACTAAATATGCACCAGCACCCATATCGTCACACACTTGCATCTCTGGCAGCCAGGGTTCTATTCTCCTGCCAACAGCAGAGATGGGAAATagcagaggagaggaaggaagaggggctCACAGCATTTCAGAGGTGACCTTAGATGACCATAACCAGGGGCTGGCCATTCCTTTCTGCCCATCCAGAGACACTCACAGTATAAGGAAAGTGGTGATATGTCAGCTGTCCACTGTCAGAAGAAATATTCTTTTGGGGGCAAGTGGGAGACTGGGTCACAGAGTGGAGATGCCATTCCAGCCTTTCTGCCATATGGCCAGCTGTCTCCAAAGAGATTGGAGGTATCAGCCAGCCCAGGGCTTGCCCATCAGCAAGCAGGAGAGTGTGGGGGCTCAGATAAGGTCCTTGTGCCAGGGTGTACACTGCACCAGCAACTTCAATGGTGATGCCTCAACTGGCCTGCTGCAGGCCTCAAAAGAGGCTGGAATATTCCCTATgatggggaggagaaagaaaactaCTAACGGCCAGAATTTATTTACAATGACGGTACAACTTACATTGATACAAGCAATTTGGCCAGAATTTATTTACAATGACGGTACAACTTACATTGATACAAGCAATTTAAAAGTATGATCTTATTTCTGTGTCTGCTCTGCAACATCAGTGCTATTAGGATCTCCATTTCAtaaatgagaaagctgaggcccagCCAGGTTATTCAGCTTGCCCTAGGCACACAAGTAAGAAGGTGAGTGACCATAAATAATTTGCTGTCAGATCTGTCTTCCGAGCAATGCTATTCAACATAAACGCAAAGTGAGCCacatatgcaatttaaaatttcctAGTGGCCATATAAAAATAGTCTAAACAGGTGAAAGTAATTTTaatgatgttattttatttagtcctatatttccaaaatattatcatttcaatatgtGATCCATATAAAAAGTcattaataagatattttacatttttaaatttgtgaaaaGCCTTTGAAATCCGgtgtgttggccgggcgcggtggctcacgcctgtaatcccagcactttgggaggcctaggcgggcggatcacgaggtcaggaaatctagaccatcctggttaacacggtgaaaccccgtctctactaaaaatacaaaaaaattagcctggcgtgctggccggcgcctgtagtcccagctactcgggaggctgaggcaggagaatggtgtgaacccgggaggaggagcttgcagtgagccaagatcgcgctactgcactccatcccgggagatagagcgagactccatttcaaaaaaaaaaaaaaagaaaagaaaaaagagaaaaagaaaaagaaaaaaaagaaatccggtatgtattttacatatacagCATGCCGCCATTCAGACCGGCCACATTTCAGTGCTCAGTAgacacatgtggctggtggctcctGTATTGGACAAACTAGTTCCTGGGCTGCACTCGTGGCAGGAAGAGCAGAGATTGGATGGGAAGGGGAGGTAATAAAGTGATTAGAGTAAAAAGGGAGCAACCACAAGGGGCTAGGCTGATCACCCAGTGGGAGAATGGGGGAAGGCCTGGTTTTATCCACAGATGTGTGCATGGGTGAAGGACCGTGGCTGCAGATCTTGGTCTTGGCATGAGGTGTGGGAGGAGCGTAGGGCTTTAAGCCAGGAGACTGGGATCGTCCTTAACGTGATACtttctagctttgtgacctttGGAAAGTCACTTTACATTTGGAAAGTCagtttacatttctttctctgtaaaatgaaggtaataatgTTTGCCTAGAGGGTTATTAAAATTGAATGtagtaatataaaaatactaaaccCTAGATAAATGTGGTTGAAACTGATTATCTGACTAATCGTTTTCTAATGTGTATCAACATAAATCATTTGCATTATGGTTTCTTGCCTTCTCCCcgctacagtaaaaataaataaataaataaataaataaataaataaataaaatagtccaGTGTTACCCGAACCCCAAAGGGGACTGTTGTGCCAGGTGGTGGGGGATTTGGGACCGTAGGAGGGGCCACCATGGGCAGATGTggtgagggaggaaaggagagcagAAGAGGGGACCCGATGAGCAATCCTTACACCCTACCTGCAGTGTCGAAACAGCGTCCCGCCCACACACTTCCGGCAGAATCTCCCGAAGTCCACAcctctcactccagcctggactttGATGCTGTGGGCACGCCTCAGAGCCAGAAGTTTATGGCTCCCACCTGCTCAATCTGACAGGAAGCTTCTGCTCCCCAGTTCTCCCCAGCCACTGTGGTCTACAGATTCCAGGAAACCCATCCCCCTGTGACCTCATGGTGTGCTCTGTTCTCCACCCTAGGGACCAGAAGGAGCCAGGAGTAAAGAACTGGCTTACTTGGCCGCCACTGGGAAATTCTGGGTAATTCGAGACGCCCTGGAATTTGGACCCACTCCGCTGATAGGTGGTGGCCAGGGTTCTAGGGAACACAAGAGGCGGAGCCAGGTGGCTTCCCTGTGCTGGCAttcttgcctctctctctctttctctctctctgtctctcagcctTGCAGCCGTTTCCCTCTGCGATTCATGTAAGTGTGACTCGATTTCAGGGAAAGGGAACTCGCGTGGGCTGAGGAGACCGGAGTGGACGGGCTGGGGAAGGCACCGTGATGCCCGCAACCCCGTCCCTGAAGGTGGTCCATGAGCTGCCTGCCTGTACCCTCTGTGCGGGGCCGCTGGAGGATGCGGTGACCATTCCCTGTGGACACACCTTCTGCCGGCTCTGCCTCCCCGCGCTCTCCCAGATGGGGGCCCAATCCTCGGGCAAGATCCTGCTCTGCCCGCTCTGCCAAGAGGAGGAGCAGGCAGAGACTCCCATGGCCCCTGTGCCCCTGGGCCCGCTGGGAGAAACTTACTGCGAGGAGCACGGCGAGAAGATCTACTTCTTCTGCGAGAACGATGCCGAGTTCCTCTGTGTGTTCTGCAGGGAGGGTCCCACGCACCAGGCGCACACCGTGGGGTTCCTGGACGAGGCCATTCAGCCCTACCGGGTAAGAAGTGTAGCTTTACCTAGGGCCTGTTTGGGGCAGGATGATGTCCTGTTATGAGGGGAGGAAATCGGGCGGGGATCTGGATGAAAGGCTTCCACATCAGGGAACCCTAAGGTTACAGGGACTTTCGAGGCATTCCCAGACTGAAGGCAGATAGGGCTCCACTTGGATGTGTGGTAGTTCCTGGTCTGGGGGGAACTTCAGCTCCAGCTCTCAGAGGACCCCACAGAGGTGGAGTGCAAAGAACTGTAGCCTTGGCTTCACTCACTATGGAAAGAAAGCTCCAATGCCGAGTGGGATCTTCTGCAGATTATGGGCAGGGTAAACTTGTTCTCCCAGGATCCAGACTGGAAATGGGGTTTATAGGGCCCTGACTGCCAGGGcgcagaggggagggaggagctggGAAGGGGAACCTGCTAGCACTGCTCTTCTTCTTGAGAAAGGGAGGGTGGCAGTAGtccagaattgtgagaattcCCCATCTGGCCTTGGGGCACTTTCCTGTCAGCCTCTCAGATCTCTCTCTTGTCATCCAGTCACCAGGTCTGGAAGTGGTTACCTTAGAAACATCTCCCAAATCTTTAATTCTGCCTTATCCTCACAGCCAGGTTCTCCCTATCTCTTGCGCAGACTTTGCAGTCTCCATGGCATTTCCTGTCTCCATTCTCACCCTTTCCAGTCACCTTCCAATCTGCTGGGAGACAGATCCTCCTAAAACACAAAGTCACTCATCTGCACAAAATCCTCCCATGTATACCTAGTGCCCAAAGAAAGTCCAAGGTCTTTAGCAAGACATTCAAGGCCCTTTGCAGTCGGGATCCTTCCTCCCTGTCCGGCCTCATCGCTCAGCCTCCCTCCTCAAGGCACCACGTGTCTGGCCAGACTGAGCTGCACTTGCTGTTTTTTCCTGAGTTGTCTTATTCATTCCTGCTTCCAATACTTTTTGCACATAGTCTCTTCCTCCTAGAAtactcttctcccttcctcccacctctctctctgtttttaagtatacaattcagggGCACtaagtccttttctttttttttttattatacatgttctgggatacatatgcaga includes:
- the TRIM10 gene encoding tripartite motif-containing protein 10 isoform 2 (isoform 2 is encoded by transcript variant 2), whose product is MASAASVTSLADEVNCPICQGTLREPVTIDCGHNFCRACLTRYCEIPGPDLEESPTCPLCKEPFRPGSFRPNWQLANVVENIERLQLVSTLGLGEEDVCQEHGEKIYFFCEDDEMQLCVVCREAGEHATHTMRFLEDAAAPYREQIHKCLKCLRKEREEIQEIQSRENKRMQVLLTQVSTKRQQVISEFAHLRKFLEEQQSILLAQLESQDGDILRQRDEFDLLVAGEICRFSALIEELEEKNERPARELLTDIRSTLIRCETRKCRKPVAVSPELGQRIRDFPQQALPLQREMKMFLEKLCFELDYEPAHISLDPQTSHPKLLLSEDHQRAQFSYKWQNSPDNPQRFDRATCVLAHTGITGGRHTWVWMARVPGDSGCCQFCSPPSVLGTEVAA
- the TRIM10 gene encoding tripartite motif-containing protein 10 isoform 1 (isoform 1 is encoded by transcript variant 1); the encoded protein is MASAASVTSLADEVNCPICQGTLREPVTIDCGHNFCRACLTRYCEIPGPDLEESPTCPLCKEPFRPGSFRPNWQLANVVENIERLQLVSTLGLGEEDVCQEHGEKIYFFCEDDEMQLCVVCREAGEHATHTMRFLEDAAAPYREQIHKCLKCLRKEREEIQEIQSRENKRMQVLLTQVSTKRQQVISEFAHLRKFLEEQQSILLAQLESQDGDILRQRDEFDLLVAGEICRFSALIEELEEKNERPARELLTDIRSTLIRCETRKCRKPVAVSPELGQRIRDFPQQALPLQREMKMFLEKLCFELDYEPAHISLDPQTSHPKLLLSEDHQRAQFSYKWQNSPDNPQRFDRATCVLAHTGITGGRHTWVVSIDLAHGGSCTVGVVSEDVQRKGELRLRPEEGVWAVRLAWGFVSALGSFPTRLTLKEQPRQVRVSLDYEVGWVTFTNAVTREPIYTFTASFTRKVIPFFGLWGRGSSFSLSS
- the TRIM15 gene encoding E3 ubiquitin-protein ligase TRIM15 isoform X3, with product MPATPSLKVVHELPACTLCAGPLEDAVTIPCGHTFCRLCLPALSQMGAQSSGKILLCPLCQEEEQAETPMAPVPLGPLGETYCEEHGEKIYFFCENDAEFLCVFCREGPTHQAHTVGFLDEAIQPYRDRLRSRLEALSTERDEIEDVKCQEDQKLQVLLTQIESKKHQVETAFERLQQELEQQRCLLLARLRELEQQIWKERDEYITKVSEEVTRLGAQVKELEEKCQQPARCQSQPEQV